A single region of the Oreochromis niloticus isolate F11D_XX linkage group LG19, O_niloticus_UMD_NMBU, whole genome shotgun sequence genome encodes:
- the tmem30b gene encoding cell cycle control protein 50B isoform X1 — protein sequence MFRVSVLQTTDVIPSKEKSRCGRVGGVSRSEKMVKQESESANRPDNTAFTQQRLPAWQPILSAGIVIPGFVLIGLAFIGIGVALLVTSRSIQVLELDYTGDGNGSPCSSCSQSTTVNCKCSLNFTLDTLFQGPVFFYYGLSNYFQNYRRYGASKDDNQLYGDLSYFTSPSSSCSPYDYDGSKNPIVPCGSIANSMFNDTFTLTRTVSGKTDSVPLDGKGIAWWTDYNVKYRNPSVTPLKNAFNGTVKPIDWAKPAYELDTSDASNNGFVNQDFLVWMRRAALPNFRKLYRRIDASGDYQNGLPAGNYTIDITYNYPVRVFNGAKKVVFSNVSWMGGKNEFLGIAYLVIGSLCVVMSVVMLIVYAKFKFPDEE from the exons ATGTTCCGCGTTTCCGTCCTGCAAACAACTGACGTCATCCCAAGTAAAGAAAAGAGCAGGTGTGGCAGAGTAGGCGGGGTAAGCAG AAGCGAGAAAATGGTGAAACAAGAGTCAGAGTCAGCCAACCGGCCAGACAACACCGCCTTCACCCAGCAAAGGCTTCCGGCATGGCAGCCTATACTTTCTGCTGGAATTGTAATCCCAGGATTTGTCCTCATTGGGCTGGCCTTCATCGGCATTGGAGTCGCTCTCTTGGTCACTTCCAGGAGCATCCAGGTGTTAGAG TTGGACTACACTGGGGATGGCAACGGATCACCATGTTCTTCCTGCTCCCAGTCAACTACAGTAAACTGCAAGTGCTCACTGAACTTCACCCTCGATACTCTGTTTCAG GGCCCTGTGTTCTTTTATTACGGATTGTCAAACTACTTCCAAAACTACAGAAGATATGGGGCATCCAAAGATGATAACCAGCTATACGGAGACCTGAGTTACTTTACA AGCCCCAGTAGTTCCTGTTCTCCCTATGACTACGACGGCAGCAAAAACCCAATTGTGCCATGTGGATCAATAGCAAACAGCATGTTCAATG acacCTTCACGCTGACTAGAACTGTCAGTGGGAAAACAGATAGCGTGCCCTTGGATGGAAAAGGGATAGCGTGGTGGACAGACTACAACGTCAAATACAGAAATCCAAGCGTTACACCTCTGAAGAATGCCTTCAATG GTACTGTGAAACCCATAGATTGGGCCAAGCCTGCTTATGAGTTGGACACATCAGATGCTAGTAACAACGGGTTTGTGAATCAAGATTTCCTGGTGTGGATGAGGAGGGCAGCACTGCCAAATTTCAGAAAGCTGTATCGACGAATCGATGCAAGCGGGGATTATCAAAACGGTCTCCCAGCTGGAAACTACACGATTGACATCACCTACA ACTATCCTGTTCGGGTTTTTAATGGGGCGAAGAAGGTTGTGTTCAGCAATGTGTCCTGGATGGGTGGAAAGAATGAATTCCTCGGCATTGCCTACCTGGTGATTGGTTCCCTGTGTGTCGTGATGTCCGTAGTTATGCTCATCGTCTATGCTAAATTCAAGTTCCCCGATGAGGAATGA
- the tmem30b gene encoding cell cycle control protein 50B isoform X2, producing the protein MFRVSVLQTTDVIPSKEKSRCGRVGGVSRSEKMVKQESESANRPDNTAFTQQRLPAWQPILSAGIVIPGFVLIGLAFIGIGVALLVTSRSIQVLELDYTGDGNGSPCSSCSQSTTVNCKCSLNFTLDTLFQGPVFFYYGLSNYFQNYRRYGASKDDNQLYGDLSYFTSPSSSCSPYDYDGSKNPIVPCGSIANSMFNDTFTLTRTVSGKTDSVPLDGKGIAWWTDYNVKYRNPSVTPLKNAFNGTVKPIDWAKPAYELDTSDASNNGFVNQDFLVWMRRAALPNFRKLYRRIDASGDYQNGLPAGNYTIDITYSILILITQYTICEAPVVVLQPQQCIRNLFNRLGVSLCSTRHWLEHNDSGVP; encoded by the exons ATGTTCCGCGTTTCCGTCCTGCAAACAACTGACGTCATCCCAAGTAAAGAAAAGAGCAGGTGTGGCAGAGTAGGCGGGGTAAGCAG AAGCGAGAAAATGGTGAAACAAGAGTCAGAGTCAGCCAACCGGCCAGACAACACCGCCTTCACCCAGCAAAGGCTTCCGGCATGGCAGCCTATACTTTCTGCTGGAATTGTAATCCCAGGATTTGTCCTCATTGGGCTGGCCTTCATCGGCATTGGAGTCGCTCTCTTGGTCACTTCCAGGAGCATCCAGGTGTTAGAG TTGGACTACACTGGGGATGGCAACGGATCACCATGTTCTTCCTGCTCCCAGTCAACTACAGTAAACTGCAAGTGCTCACTGAACTTCACCCTCGATACTCTGTTTCAG GGCCCTGTGTTCTTTTATTACGGATTGTCAAACTACTTCCAAAACTACAGAAGATATGGGGCATCCAAAGATGATAACCAGCTATACGGAGACCTGAGTTACTTTACA AGCCCCAGTAGTTCCTGTTCTCCCTATGACTACGACGGCAGCAAAAACCCAATTGTGCCATGTGGATCAATAGCAAACAGCATGTTCAATG acacCTTCACGCTGACTAGAACTGTCAGTGGGAAAACAGATAGCGTGCCCTTGGATGGAAAAGGGATAGCGTGGTGGACAGACTACAACGTCAAATACAGAAATCCAAGCGTTACACCTCTGAAGAATGCCTTCAATG GTACTGTGAAACCCATAGATTGGGCCAAGCCTGCTTATGAGTTGGACACATCAGATGCTAGTAACAACGGGTTTGTGAATCAAGATTTCCTGGTGTGGATGAGGAGGGCAGCACTGCCAAATTTCAGAAAGCTGTATCGACGAATCGATGCAAGCGGGGATTATCAAAACGGTCTCCCAGCTGGAAACTACACGATTGACATCACCTACAGTATCCTTATACTCATTACACAATATACG ATTTGCGAGGCTCCAGTGGTCGTGTTACAGCCACAGCAGTGTATTCGTAACCTGTTCAACAGGTTGGGTGTGTCTCTATGTTCAACAAGGCACTGGCTTGAGCACAATGACTCAGGAGTTCCTTAA
- the tmem30b gene encoding cell cycle control protein 50B isoform X3, whose product MVKQESESANRPDNTAFTQQRLPAWQPILSAGIVIPGFVLIGLAFIGIGVALLVTSRSIQVLELDYTGDGNGSPCSSCSQSTTVNCKCSLNFTLDTLFQGPVFFYYGLSNYFQNYRRYGASKDDNQLYGDLSYFTSPSSSCSPYDYDGSKNPIVPCGSIANSMFNDTFTLTRTVSGKTDSVPLDGKGIAWWTDYNVKYRNPSVTPLKNAFNGTVKPIDWAKPAYELDTSDASNNGFVNQDFLVWMRRAALPNFRKLYRRIDASGDYQNGLPAGNYTIDITYNYPVRVFNGAKKVVFSNVSWMGGKNEFLGIAYLVIGSLCVVMSVVMLIVYAKFKFPDEE is encoded by the exons ATGGTGAAACAAGAGTCAGAGTCAGCCAACCGGCCAGACAACACCGCCTTCACCCAGCAAAGGCTTCCGGCATGGCAGCCTATACTTTCTGCTGGAATTGTAATCCCAGGATTTGTCCTCATTGGGCTGGCCTTCATCGGCATTGGAGTCGCTCTCTTGGTCACTTCCAGGAGCATCCAGGTGTTAGAG TTGGACTACACTGGGGATGGCAACGGATCACCATGTTCTTCCTGCTCCCAGTCAACTACAGTAAACTGCAAGTGCTCACTGAACTTCACCCTCGATACTCTGTTTCAG GGCCCTGTGTTCTTTTATTACGGATTGTCAAACTACTTCCAAAACTACAGAAGATATGGGGCATCCAAAGATGATAACCAGCTATACGGAGACCTGAGTTACTTTACA AGCCCCAGTAGTTCCTGTTCTCCCTATGACTACGACGGCAGCAAAAACCCAATTGTGCCATGTGGATCAATAGCAAACAGCATGTTCAATG acacCTTCACGCTGACTAGAACTGTCAGTGGGAAAACAGATAGCGTGCCCTTGGATGGAAAAGGGATAGCGTGGTGGACAGACTACAACGTCAAATACAGAAATCCAAGCGTTACACCTCTGAAGAATGCCTTCAATG GTACTGTGAAACCCATAGATTGGGCCAAGCCTGCTTATGAGTTGGACACATCAGATGCTAGTAACAACGGGTTTGTGAATCAAGATTTCCTGGTGTGGATGAGGAGGGCAGCACTGCCAAATTTCAGAAAGCTGTATCGACGAATCGATGCAAGCGGGGATTATCAAAACGGTCTCCCAGCTGGAAACTACACGATTGACATCACCTACA ACTATCCTGTTCGGGTTTTTAATGGGGCGAAGAAGGTTGTGTTCAGCAATGTGTCCTGGATGGGTGGAAAGAATGAATTCCTCGGCATTGCCTACCTGGTGATTGGTTCCCTGTGTGTCGTGATGTCCGTAGTTATGCTCATCGTCTATGCTAAATTCAAGTTCCCCGATGAGGAATGA